From Alcaligenes faecalis, the proteins below share one genomic window:
- the infA gene encoding translation initiation factor IF-1, which yields MAKDDVIQMQGQVLENLPNATFRVKLENGHVVLGYISGKMRMHYIRILPGDKVTVELTPYDLSRARIVFRSK from the coding sequence ATGGCAAAGGACGACGTCATTCAAATGCAGGGACAGGTTCTTGAGAACCTTCCCAACGCAACTTTTCGCGTCAAGCTGGAAAATGGTCACGTAGTGCTCGGATACATTTCAGGCAAAATGCGTATGCACTATATCCGGATTCTGCCGGGCGATAAGGTCACTGTGGAGCTCACGCCCTATGATCTATCCCGAGCACGAATTGTGTTCCGCTCCAAATAA
- a CDS encoding flavin reductase family protein: MPVELASLPTDQALHVPGVSAEQFKLAMRHLGGTANVITVEHQGQRSGLTATSVTSVAADPAEVLVCVNQSSSSWPLMRDSGLFGVNILGVEQAGMALQFAGFKGEQGDARYAGHDWLRTEHGIWLARQAPAALACQIVEVIERHSHALVLGRVLQVHHAEQEQDSPLLYWQGRFGRFQGQ; this comes from the coding sequence ATGCCTGTGGAATTGGCTTCCTTGCCGACAGACCAAGCGCTACACGTGCCTGGGGTTTCTGCCGAGCAGTTCAAACTTGCTATGCGCCATCTGGGTGGCACGGCCAATGTGATTACGGTCGAACACCAGGGCCAGCGCAGCGGCCTGACTGCGACTTCGGTGACCTCGGTAGCCGCAGATCCGGCAGAGGTGCTGGTCTGCGTGAATCAAAGCTCCTCGTCCTGGCCTTTGATGCGAGACAGTGGTCTGTTTGGTGTGAATATCCTGGGTGTCGAGCAGGCAGGCATGGCTTTGCAGTTTGCCGGTTTCAAAGGCGAGCAAGGCGATGCGCGTTATGCCGGGCACGATTGGCTGCGTACCGAGCACGGCATCTGGCTGGCTCGACAGGCTCCCGCCGCTTTGGCCTGCCAGATTGTGGAAGTAATTGAACGCCATAGCCACGCCTTGGTATTGGGCCGTGTGTTGCAGGTGCACCATGCCGAGCAGGAACAGGATTCGCCCTTGCTGTACTGGCAGGGACGTTTTGGCCGCTTTCAGGGCCAGTAA
- the hemB gene encoding porphobilinogen synthase, with amino-acid sequence MTRFIPPADFPNTRLRRNRRDEFSRRLVRENRLSTDDLIYPVFVREGEKVQEQVGSMPGVMRYSPDELMRVAEQCLELGIPVLSLFPSIDPSLKTPDGSEAANPNGLIPRVVGMLKQQFPELGVLTDVALDPYTSHGQDGILDEAGHILNEETVAMLIRQAQTQAQSGVDIVAPSDMMDGRIGSIRAALDKDQFIHTRIMAYSAKYASAFYGPFRDAVGSAANLGRSNKNTYQMDPANRNEALREVAADIREGADMVMVKPGLPYLDILRDVKDAFGMPTYAYQVSGEYAMIKAAAQNGWLDHDKVMMESLLAFKRAGGDGILTYFAIEAAKLMREQNC; translated from the coding sequence ATGACTCGTTTTATTCCTCCTGCCGACTTTCCTAACACTCGCCTGCGCCGTAACCGCCGCGACGAGTTTTCCCGCCGTCTGGTGCGCGAAAACCGCCTGTCCACCGACGACCTGATCTACCCGGTCTTTGTGCGTGAAGGCGAGAAAGTTCAGGAGCAAGTCGGCTCCATGCCAGGCGTCATGCGCTATTCGCCTGACGAACTGATGCGCGTGGCCGAACAGTGTCTGGAGCTGGGCATCCCCGTGCTGTCCCTGTTCCCTTCCATCGACCCGTCCCTGAAGACGCCGGATGGCAGCGAAGCTGCCAACCCGAACGGCCTGATTCCCCGCGTGGTGGGCATGCTCAAGCAGCAGTTCCCCGAGCTGGGCGTGCTGACTGACGTGGCCCTGGACCCCTACACCAGCCACGGCCAGGACGGCATCCTGGACGAAGCCGGCCACATTCTGAACGAAGAGACCGTGGCTATGCTGATCCGTCAGGCTCAGACACAAGCTCAGTCTGGCGTGGACATTGTGGCCCCCAGCGACATGATGGACGGCCGTATCGGCTCCATCCGCGCCGCTTTGGACAAGGATCAGTTCATCCACACGCGCATCATGGCTTACTCGGCCAAGTACGCCAGTGCCTTCTACGGCCCCTTCCGCGACGCGGTAGGCTCGGCTGCCAATCTGGGGCGTTCCAACAAGAACACCTACCAGATGGACCCCGCCAACCGTAACGAGGCCCTGCGCGAAGTGGCGGCCGATATCCGCGAAGGCGCCGATATGGTCATGGTCAAACCTGGCCTGCCTTACCTGGACATCCTGCGCGACGTGAAAGACGCCTTTGGCATGCCAACCTACGCCTACCAAGTCAGTGGCGAGTACGCGATGATCAAGGCTGCTGCACAGAACGGCTGGCTGGATCACGACAAGGTCATGATGGAATCCCTGCTGGCATTCAAACGTGCGGGTGGCGACGGCATTCTGACCTATTTCGCCATCGAAGCCGCCAAGCTGATGCGCGAACAGAACTGCTGA
- a CDS encoding LLM class flavin-dependent oxidoreductase, with the protein MAQNTLLTHDKFLLGTFATNCGGGMTVSTLPDRWQATWENNLKLGKLLDDAGIDFMLPIARWIGYGGETDFHGYVLETVTWATALLANTRNISVFATVHTVANHPVVIAKQIATMAQMSGNRVGLNIVAGWNKPEYDALGVKLPDDHETRYGYAQEWFDLIKKIWHHDGRFDWDGKYFQAKGVYGNPRPEFDPPIFNAAGSGQGREFASRNANFLFTPAMELERSRKEVAELKAQGQAQGRKVDVMTFSHVVCRPTEAEAKAEWERIMGNIDNGAVDNLMNLQFAHAHSFPHELLEQIRERMAAGHGGFPLVGTPEQVADGLCALHEAGFRGTTLSFVDYVKEFPYFRDTVLPLLQQRGIR; encoded by the coding sequence ATGGCACAGAATACATTGCTCACACACGATAAGTTTCTGCTGGGAACCTTTGCCACTAACTGCGGTGGTGGCATGACGGTATCGACCTTGCCGGATCGCTGGCAAGCTACGTGGGAAAACAATCTGAAGCTGGGCAAGCTGCTGGACGATGCTGGCATCGACTTCATGCTGCCTATCGCCCGTTGGATTGGTTACGGTGGCGAAACCGATTTCCACGGCTACGTACTGGAAACCGTCACCTGGGCGACTGCTTTGCTGGCCAATACTCGCAATATCAGCGTGTTTGCCACTGTGCACACGGTTGCTAACCACCCCGTGGTGATTGCCAAGCAAATCGCCACCATGGCCCAGATGAGCGGCAACCGGGTCGGTTTGAATATCGTGGCAGGCTGGAACAAACCTGAGTATGACGCCTTGGGTGTGAAGCTGCCTGATGATCATGAAACCCGCTACGGCTATGCGCAAGAATGGTTCGACCTGATCAAGAAGATCTGGCACCACGATGGCCGTTTTGATTGGGATGGCAAGTACTTCCAGGCCAAGGGTGTATACGGCAATCCCCGTCCTGAATTTGATCCGCCTATCTTTAATGCCGCCGGTTCTGGTCAAGGCCGTGAGTTTGCCAGCCGCAATGCCAACTTCCTGTTCACGCCCGCCATGGAGCTGGAGCGCTCCAGGAAAGAAGTGGCCGAGCTCAAGGCGCAGGGCCAAGCACAAGGTCGCAAGGTCGATGTGATGACGTTCTCGCACGTGGTTTGCCGTCCTACGGAAGCCGAGGCCAAGGCCGAGTGGGAACGCATCATGGGCAATATTGATAATGGTGCCGTGGATAATCTGATGAATTTGCAGTTTGCCCACGCTCATTCTTTCCCGCACGAGCTGCTGGAGCAGATTCGCGAGCGCATGGCGGCTGGCCACGGCGGTTTCCCGCTGGTGGGTACACCCGAGCAAGTGGCCGACGGTTTGTGTGCTCTGCACGAAGCCGGTTTCCGGGGAACAACCTTGTCCTTTGTGGACTATGTAAAGGAATTCCCTTATTTCCGTGATACTGTGCTGCCTTTGTTGCAGCAGCGTGGCATTCGCTAA
- the rpsM gene encoding 30S ribosomal protein S13: MARIAGINIPPHQHAEIGLTAIFGIGRTRARKICEASGIEYSKKVKDLTDAELERIREQIGLFTVEGDLRREVQLSIKRLADLGTYRGMRHRRGLPVRGQRTRTNARTRKGPRRAAASLKK, encoded by the coding sequence ATGGCCCGTATTGCCGGCATTAACATCCCGCCGCATCAACACGCCGAAATCGGTCTTACCGCGATTTTCGGCATCGGTCGCACCCGCGCTCGCAAGATTTGCGAAGCATCGGGTATTGAATACTCCAAGAAGGTCAAAGATCTGACCGACGCGGAACTCGAGCGCATTCGCGAACAGATCGGCCTGTTCACCGTAGAAGGTGACCTGCGTCGTGAAGTTCAGCTCTCGATCAAGCGTTTGGCTGACTTGGGAACTTACCGTGGCATGCGTCATCGTCGCGGTCTGCCAGTGCGCGGCCAACGTACACGCACTAACGCTCGCACCCGTAAAGGTCCGCGTCGCGCCGCCGCGTCCCTGAAGAAATAA
- a CDS encoding DNA-directed RNA polymerase subunit alpha, whose protein sequence is MSQGFLKPRSIEVEPISKNHAKVIMEPFERGYGHTLGNALRRILLSSMTGYAPTEVQITGVVHEYSTLPGVGEDVVDILMNLKGVVFKLHSREEVTLILRKEGAGQVLASDIELPHDVEIINPNHVIATLTDDGKLEMQIKVEQGRGYVPGNVRALADDRTHTIGRIVLDASYSPVRRVSYAVENARVEQRTDLDKLVLDIETNGVISPEEAVRQSARILMDQISVFAALEGVGDAYEAPVRGAPQIDPVLLRPVDDLELTVRSANCLKAENIYYIGDLIQRTENELLKTPNLGRKSLNEIKEVLAARGLTLGMKLENWPPLGLERP, encoded by the coding sequence ATGTCTCAAGGTTTTTTGAAACCCCGTTCCATCGAAGTTGAACCGATCAGCAAAAATCACGCCAAGGTGATCATGGAGCCTTTCGAGCGCGGCTACGGCCACACTCTGGGCAACGCACTGCGTCGTATCTTGCTGTCCTCCATGACCGGCTATGCACCGACTGAAGTGCAAATTACCGGTGTGGTGCACGAGTACTCCACGCTGCCAGGCGTGGGCGAGGACGTGGTTGATATCTTGATGAACCTGAAGGGCGTGGTCTTCAAGCTGCACAGCCGTGAAGAAGTCACCCTGATCCTGCGCAAAGAAGGCGCCGGCCAGGTTCTGGCTAGCGACATCGAATTGCCGCACGACGTTGAAATCATCAACCCCAATCATGTGATTGCCACCTTGACCGACGACGGCAAGCTGGAAATGCAGATCAAGGTTGAGCAAGGCCGTGGCTACGTGCCTGGTAACGTTCGTGCCCTGGCTGATGACCGCACCCACACGATCGGTCGTATCGTACTGGACGCGTCTTACAGCCCAGTGCGTCGTGTTAGCTACGCGGTCGAAAACGCCCGTGTGGAACAGCGTACTGACCTGGACAAGCTGGTTCTGGACATCGAAACCAACGGCGTGATCTCGCCCGAGGAAGCCGTTCGTCAGTCCGCTCGCATCCTGATGGATCAAATCTCCGTGTTTGCTGCTCTGGAAGGTGTGGGCGATGCCTACGAAGCCCCAGTACGTGGCGCTCCACAGATCGATCCTGTGTTGCTGCGTCCTGTCGACGATCTGGAACTGACTGTTCGTTCCGCAAACTGCCTGAAAGCCGAAAATATCTACTACATCGGCGATCTGATCCAGCGTACCGAAAACGAACTGTTGAAGACTCCAAACCTGGGCCGCAAGTCCTTGAACGAAATCAAGGAAGTGTTGGCTGCACGTGGTCTGACTTTGGGCATGAAGCTCGAAAACTGGCCACCACTGGGTCTTGAGCGTCCATAA
- a CDS encoding AraC family transcriptional regulator, which yields MTTILNRYAQLHSQDVDCVQHYISQVFCPHSLTLADTRQRLNARLYLRQGQDVAYGRLRYGAQVQIAPQPLDDFYLLQIPLSGQEQIHTAHGRFASTSRLASIISPTQAFSMEHSLEADKLFVRIGRQGLERHYQDYFAQPVRGPLEFQPSIPLDAPGGASLRRLLDWQFAEVSDGTLFDQPRQVRQFEQTLIYALFELHQHNQPTHKTAAVLPHVLRRALDFMESQTGQPITIGDIAQVAGVSVRSLYAGFREHLGVAPMARLKQMRLEAARRYLQAGGMSVTEVALACGFTHLGQFSADYRHRYGERPSETLSGLSRPRSSI from the coding sequence ATGACCACCATACTGAATCGCTATGCCCAGCTGCATTCGCAGGATGTGGACTGCGTTCAGCACTATATCTCCCAGGTTTTCTGCCCGCATAGTCTGACTTTGGCGGATACTCGTCAGCGCCTGAATGCACGCCTGTATCTACGCCAAGGCCAGGATGTGGCCTATGGTCGTTTGCGCTATGGAGCGCAGGTGCAGATTGCACCCCAGCCACTGGACGACTTCTATCTTTTGCAAATCCCCTTGTCGGGGCAAGAGCAGATTCATACGGCGCACGGACGTTTCGCGTCTACTTCGCGCTTGGCTTCCATCATTAGCCCGACTCAAGCCTTCAGCATGGAACATAGCCTGGAGGCCGATAAGCTGTTTGTGCGTATTGGACGCCAAGGGCTGGAGCGCCATTACCAAGATTATTTTGCCCAGCCCGTGCGCGGTCCGCTGGAGTTTCAGCCTTCCATTCCTCTGGATGCGCCCGGTGGGGCTAGTTTGCGCCGCTTGCTGGACTGGCAGTTTGCCGAAGTGTCGGATGGCACCTTGTTTGATCAGCCGCGCCAGGTGCGCCAGTTCGAGCAGACATTGATCTATGCCTTGTTCGAGCTGCATCAGCACAATCAGCCCACTCACAAGACCGCAGCAGTCTTGCCGCATGTTTTGCGAAGGGCCCTGGATTTCATGGAAAGCCAGACCGGCCAGCCCATCACCATTGGCGATATTGCCCAGGTGGCGGGTGTCAGCGTGCGCAGCCTGTATGCCGGGTTCCGAGAACATCTGGGTGTCGCACCGATGGCGCGTCTGAAGCAAATGCGCCTGGAAGCAGCCCGCCGATATTTGCAGGCAGGTGGCATGTCAGTCACCGAGGTGGCCCTGGCCTGTGGCTTTACCCACCTGGGGCAGTTCTCTGCTGACTATCGCCATCGCTATGGCGAGCGCCCGTCTGAAACATTAAGCGGCCTGAGTCGGCCCCGGTCCAGCATCTAA
- the rplQ gene encoding 50S ribosomal protein L17, which yields MRHRHGLRKLNRTSSHRLAMFRNMSVSLLTHEAIKTTLPKAKELRRVVEPLITLAKNPTLANRRLAFARLRDRDAVTKLFEVFGPRYQERNGGYTRILKMGFRQGDNAPMAFMELVDRPEVQEEAAAE from the coding sequence ATGCGTCACCGTCACGGTCTACGTAAACTGAATCGTACCAGCAGCCACCGTTTGGCCATGTTCCGCAACATGTCCGTGTCCCTGCTGACTCACGAAGCCATCAAAACCACCCTGCCTAAAGCTAAAGAGCTGCGCCGCGTGGTTGAGCCCCTGATCACTTTGGCTAAAAACCCAACCTTGGCAAACCGTCGTCTGGCTTTCGCCCGTCTGCGCGACCGCGATGCAGTGACCAAGCTGTTTGAAGTTTTTGGCCCACGTTACCAAGAGCGTAACGGCGGCTACACCCGCATCCTGAAAATGGGTTTCCGTCAGGGTGACAACGCTCCTATGGCATTCATGGAGCTGGTGGATCGTCCAGAAGTTCAGGAAGAAGCCGCTGCTGAATAA
- the rpsK gene encoding 30S ribosomal protein S11, with amino-acid sequence MAKASSSASRARKKVKKSVSDGIAHVHASFNNTIITITDRQGNALSWATSGGAGFKGSRKSTPFAAQVAAETAGRTAMEYGIKNLEVRIKGPGPGRESSVRALNALGIKITSIADITPVPHNGCRPPKRRRI; translated from the coding sequence ATGGCCAAAGCTTCTAGCAGCGCTTCACGCGCACGCAAGAAAGTCAAAAAAAGCGTGTCGGACGGGATTGCTCACGTCCACGCTTCTTTTAACAACACGATCATCACCATTACTGACCGTCAGGGCAACGCATTGTCCTGGGCTACGTCGGGTGGCGCGGGCTTTAAAGGCTCTCGTAAATCCACGCCGTTTGCCGCGCAGGTTGCCGCTGAAACAGCCGGCCGTACTGCCATGGAATACGGTATTAAAAATCTTGAAGTTCGCATCAAGGGCCCCGGCCCAGGCCGTGAATCGTCTGTGCGTGCTCTGAATGCTCTGGGTATCAAGATCACCAGCATTGCAGACATCACACCGGTTCCGCATAACGGCTGCCGTCCGCCCAAGCGTCGTCGCATCTAA
- the yihA gene encoding ribosome biogenesis GTP-binding protein YihA/YsxC encodes MSILHRAHFTISAAQIDQLPPPGPPEVCFVGRSNAGKSSAINVLANQRKLAFSSKTPGRTRLINMFGIPDPLSPGDFLGHLVDLPGYGYAAVARHEKQDWAEILGDYLATRPSIAGIVLLIDIRRGVTDLDMRLADWIAPTGKPVLALLTKADKLPYGQRIKAVAEVRRQLREIGALHALPFSSTDRIGLPEATECIENWISPKVVP; translated from the coding sequence ATGTCGATACTGCACCGCGCTCACTTCACGATTTCAGCTGCTCAGATCGATCAGCTGCCTCCTCCCGGCCCTCCAGAGGTCTGTTTTGTGGGGCGCTCCAATGCGGGCAAATCCTCCGCCATCAATGTGTTGGCCAACCAACGGAAACTGGCTTTTTCCAGTAAAACGCCGGGACGAACACGCCTGATCAATATGTTCGGCATCCCCGATCCGCTCTCGCCGGGCGACTTTCTGGGCCACCTGGTGGACTTGCCCGGCTATGGCTACGCCGCCGTGGCGCGCCACGAAAAGCAGGACTGGGCCGAGATTCTGGGCGACTACCTGGCCACCCGTCCCTCGATTGCCGGCATTGTGTTGCTGATCGACATCCGACGCGGCGTGACCGACCTGGACATGCGCCTGGCCGACTGGATTGCGCCGACCGGCAAGCCTGTCCTGGCGCTTTTGACCAAGGCCGACAAACTGCCTTATGGTCAACGTATCAAGGCGGTGGCCGAAGTACGCCGCCAGCTCCGGGAAATTGGCGCCCTGCATGCGCTGCCCTTCTCCTCCACTGATCGTATCGGCTTGCCCGAAGCGACCGAATGCATCGAAAACTGGATTTCTCCGAAGGTTGTTCCATGA
- the cutA gene encoding divalent-cation tolerance protein CutA, whose translation MSSENSSSSKPKLALTLPDLDAQQLVLVQTTVPDMMLAKYLAHHLVEDGIAACANLAPASLSMYMWQGELQGDEEITLTFKTTVARLPELAVRLREQHPYELPELIVLPVVGGFTAYLDWVRTQTRPA comes from the coding sequence ATGTCCTCTGAGAATTCCTCCAGTTCCAAGCCCAAACTGGCTTTGACCTTGCCCGATCTGGATGCACAGCAACTGGTGCTGGTGCAGACCACGGTGCCCGATATGATGCTGGCCAAATATCTGGCTCATCACTTGGTTGAGGACGGAATTGCAGCTTGTGCGAACCTTGCGCCCGCCAGTTTGTCTATGTACATGTGGCAAGGGGAGTTACAGGGCGATGAGGAAATCACGCTGACTTTCAAAACCACAGTGGCCCGGCTACCGGAACTGGCAGTTCGCTTGCGGGAGCAGCATCCTTACGAGCTGCCCGAATTGATTGTGCTTCCGGTTGTTGGTGGTTTCACCGCTTATCTGGATTGGGTCCGCACCCAGACGCGTCCTGCGTGA
- the rpsD gene encoding 30S ribosomal protein S4 → MARYIGPKCKLSRREGTDLFLKSARRSLDSKCKLESRPGQHGRTSGARTSDFGLQLREKQKLKRMYGVLEKQFRKYYVEADRRRGNTGETLIQLLESRLDNVVYRMGFGSTRAEARQLVNHRAIEVNGHTADIASMLIKAGDVVAVREKAKSQGRIKESLDLATGIGLPQWVEVDAAKLSGVFKQAPDRADVAQDINESLVVELYSR, encoded by the coding sequence GTGGCTCGTTATATTGGACCAAAATGCAAGCTCTCGCGTCGCGAGGGTACCGATCTGTTTTTGAAGAGCGCCCGTCGCTCGCTGGATTCCAAGTGCAAACTGGAATCGCGTCCTGGTCAGCACGGCCGCACCTCCGGTGCTCGTACGTCTGACTTCGGTCTGCAGCTGCGCGAAAAGCAAAAGCTCAAGCGTATGTACGGCGTGCTGGAAAAGCAATTCCGCAAATACTACGTTGAAGCTGACCGCCGCCGTGGCAACACCGGTGAAACGCTGATTCAATTGCTGGAATCGCGTCTGGACAACGTGGTGTACCGCATGGGTTTCGGCTCTACACGTGCTGAAGCTCGCCAGCTGGTTAACCACCGTGCTATCGAAGTCAACGGTCACACCGCTGACATCGCTTCCATGCTGATCAAGGCTGGTGACGTTGTTGCCGTCCGCGAAAAAGCTAAATCCCAAGGCCGTATCAAGGAATCCCTGGATCTGGCTACTGGCATTGGCTTGCCTCAGTGGGTGGAAGTTGACGCTGCCAAGCTGTCCGGCGTGTTCAAGCAAGCTCCCGATCGCGCTGATGTCGCTCAAGACATCAACGAATCGCTGGTTGTTGAGTTGTACTCGCGTTAA
- the dsbD gene encoding protein-disulfide reductase DsbD produces MPLSLKRSPFSAQRLGAWFAVFFVLMLAWLATPLTAQAEEEFLDPEQAFVLTAAMSQADQLDIHFQIAPEYYMYRKRFGISTEKAEHLGTPQLPDGEKVYDPTFDEVMEVYRNSVTLRVPVLADSAIGQDLKIDVVSQGCADAGLCYSPSTQTLTLIPTGQGWEVAGPFGVVSVPAPGESTAQKTDMAATAATTTAATTGGVASALSLSDVGLADYLKQAGWGQIVLLSFVFGLLLSFTPCVLPMVPILLSIIAGRNQPAPSRWHGLKMAFAFVLGLSLVYTLLGVAAGLLGAGLASWLQNPWVLGLFALILVVLALSMLDVFTVQAPAALQNRLNETMNRLPGGQMGGVFLMGMLSALIVGPCVAAPLAGVLLFISQTGDVVLGGSALFALAWGSGVLLLIVGAGSGSVLPKAGAWMESVKTAFGVLLLATAWWMVSPLMSGTIAVFGWVVLALWAAALLGAFGRGTAARTPWSGLRQGVGMMLAVWAIMMMISIALGRPSVIRPLEGLKSSGTVAAAQSKVEFQRVSSLQELEERLAKATRPVMLDFYADWCVSCIEMENFTFSDPAVAQRMAQFDLLQVDVTANTPEDRELLKHFRLFGPPGIMFFDSKGQQLEQLRVIGFQDASRFSKVLDEVLAGA; encoded by the coding sequence GTGCCTTTGTCTTTGAAGCGTTCCCCGTTTTCCGCCCAGCGTCTTGGCGCGTGGTTTGCTGTTTTCTTTGTCTTGATGCTGGCTTGGCTGGCAACGCCGTTGACGGCACAGGCAGAAGAAGAGTTTCTGGACCCGGAGCAGGCTTTTGTACTGACTGCGGCTATGAGCCAAGCCGATCAGCTGGATATTCATTTCCAGATCGCGCCTGAATACTATATGTATCGCAAGCGTTTCGGGATCTCGACCGAGAAGGCTGAGCATTTGGGTACTCCCCAGCTTCCCGATGGCGAGAAGGTGTACGACCCTACTTTTGACGAAGTGATGGAGGTCTACCGCAACTCGGTCACCCTGCGCGTGCCCGTTCTAGCGGATAGCGCTATTGGCCAGGATCTGAAAATTGACGTGGTCAGCCAGGGGTGTGCGGATGCTGGCTTGTGCTATTCCCCCTCTACGCAAACCTTGACCTTGATTCCCACCGGACAGGGCTGGGAAGTGGCGGGCCCCTTTGGCGTCGTGTCGGTGCCTGCGCCGGGTGAGTCCACGGCTCAGAAAACAGACATGGCGGCAACGGCTGCTACGACTACAGCTGCCACTACAGGTGGTGTCGCGTCGGCGCTGAGCCTGAGTGATGTGGGCCTGGCCGATTACCTCAAGCAGGCTGGCTGGGGCCAGATTGTGCTGCTGAGCTTTGTGTTCGGCTTGCTGCTGTCCTTTACGCCTTGCGTCCTGCCGATGGTGCCGATTTTGCTGTCCATCATTGCTGGACGTAATCAGCCCGCGCCATCGCGTTGGCATGGTCTGAAAATGGCTTTTGCCTTTGTGCTGGGCTTGTCTCTGGTTTACACCTTGCTGGGTGTGGCGGCGGGTTTGCTGGGTGCCGGCTTGGCAAGCTGGTTGCAGAACCCGTGGGTTTTGGGCCTGTTCGCCCTGATCCTGGTGGTGCTGGCCTTGTCCATGCTGGATGTTTTTACGGTACAGGCTCCGGCGGCGCTACAAAATCGTTTGAATGAAACCATGAACCGTTTGCCGGGCGGGCAGATGGGTGGCGTGTTCCTGATGGGTATGCTGTCCGCGCTGATTGTCGGCCCTTGCGTGGCAGCGCCTCTGGCTGGCGTGCTGCTGTTTATCTCGCAGACGGGTGATGTGGTCCTGGGTGGCTCGGCTCTGTTTGCCTTGGCCTGGGGGTCGGGTGTCTTGCTGCTGATTGTGGGTGCGGGTTCGGGCAGTGTCTTGCCCAAGGCTGGTGCCTGGATGGAAAGCGTCAAGACCGCCTTTGGTGTCTTGTTGTTGGCTACCGCCTGGTGGATGGTCTCGCCCCTGATGTCCGGTACGATTGCCGTCTTTGGCTGGGTTGTCCTGGCTTTGTGGGCTGCTGCCTTGCTGGGCGCGTTCGGGCGCGGCACGGCTGCACGGACGCCTTGGTCGGGCTTGCGACAGGGTGTGGGCATGATGCTGGCGGTCTGGGCCATCATGATGATGATCAGCATTGCCCTGGGTCGCCCCAGTGTGATTCGCCCTCTGGAAGGGCTGAAATCGTCCGGTACGGTAGCCGCTGCGCAAAGCAAGGTGGAGTTTCAGCGTGTGAGCAGTTTGCAGGAGCTGGAAGAACGCCTGGCCAAGGCCACCCGCCCCGTGATGCTGGATTTCTACGCAGACTGGTGCGTGTCCTGCATTGAAATGGAGAATTTCACCTTTAGTGACCCAGCGGTCGCGCAGCGCATGGCACAGTTTGATTTGCTGCAGGTGGATGTGACGGCCAATACCCCTGAAGATAGGGAATTGCTGAAACATTTCCGTCTGTTTGGGCCCCCCGGCATCATGTTTTTTGATTCCAAGGGGCAGCAGCTGGAGCAACTGCGCGTGATCGGTTTTCAGGACGCCAGCCGCTTTTCCAAGGTGCTCGATGAGGTCCTGGCCGGTGCCTGA
- the rpmJ gene encoding 50S ribosomal protein L36, with protein MKVMASVKRICRNCKIIKRHGVVRVICTDPRHKQRQG; from the coding sequence ATGAAGGTAATGGCATCAGTAAAGCGGATCTGCCGCAACTGCAAAATCATTAAACGTCATGGCGTGGTGCGTGTCATCTGCACCGATCCACGTCATAAGCAGCGTCAAGGCTAA